The following are encoded together in the Saliniramus fredricksonii genome:
- a CDS encoding haloacid dehalogenase type II codes for MKKMPKALLFDVFGTVVDWRGSITREAQALLAPQGHALDWDAFARDWRSRYQPAMERIRSGARGFVRLDVLHRENLVETLEAFGVTGLAETEIDHLNRAWHRLDPWPDAPSGLARLKRGAIIATLSNGNIALMVNMARHGDLPWDAILGAEVARAYKPQPEAYLRSCEALALAPGETMMVAAHNSDLVAAAATGMRTAFVLRPEEYGDPQHEDAQARGRYDIIADDFHDLAEKLGIAAN; via the coding sequence ATGAAGAAGATGCCCAAGGCCCTGCTCTTCGACGTGTTCGGCACCGTGGTCGATTGGCGCGGCTCCATCACGCGCGAAGCGCAGGCGCTGCTCGCGCCGCAAGGTCACGCCCTCGACTGGGATGCCTTCGCCCGGGACTGGCGATCGCGCTACCAGCCCGCCATGGAACGGATCAGATCCGGCGCGCGCGGCTTCGTGCGCCTCGACGTGCTGCATCGGGAAAATCTCGTCGAGACGCTGGAAGCCTTCGGCGTGACCGGACTCGCCGAGACCGAGATCGACCATCTCAACCGCGCCTGGCATCGGCTCGATCCCTGGCCAGACGCGCCGTCCGGGCTCGCGCGGCTCAAGCGCGGGGCGATCATCGCCACGCTTTCCAACGGCAATATCGCGCTGATGGTAAACATGGCCCGTCATGGCGACCTGCCCTGGGACGCGATCCTCGGCGCGGAAGTCGCGCGCGCCTACAAGCCGCAGCCCGAGGCCTATCTGCGCAGTTGCGAAGCACTCGCCCTCGCTCCCGGCGAGACCATGATGGTCGCCGCCCACAATTCCGATCTCGTGGCCGCCGCCGCGACGGGCATGCGCACGGCCTTCGTCCTGCGCCCCGAAGAATACGGTGATCCGCAGCACGAGGATGCGCAGGCGCGCGGGCGTTACGACATCATCGCGGATGATTTCCACGATCTCGCGGAGAAGCTCGGCATCGCCGCGAATTGA
- a CDS encoding VOC family protein, whose product MPDTLSDFLIDQQVTFIYTRDLPAASRFLSETLGLDLVLDQFGICHIYRISPTSFLGVCTNREPPENPGVTCTFVVRDVDAAHAFLSERGVVFDGPPRLSEKFNVYATFFGGIENYRFELQEFRDPAWPRP is encoded by the coding sequence ATGCCCGATACGCTTTCCGATTTCCTGATCGACCAGCAGGTCACCTTCATCTATACCCGCGACCTCCCGGCTGCGAGCCGGTTTCTGTCAGAGACGCTGGGGCTTGATCTGGTGCTCGACCAGTTCGGCATCTGCCATATCTACCGCATTTCGCCGACATCGTTTCTCGGCGTGTGCACCAATCGCGAGCCGCCGGAGAATCCCGGCGTGACTTGCACCTTCGTGGTGCGCGACGTCGATGCGGCCCATGCCTTCCTCTCAGAGCGCGGCGTCGTTTTCGACGGTCCGCCGCGCCTGTCGGAGAAGTTCAACGTCTATGCGACGTTCTTCGGGGGGATCGAGAATTATCGCTTCGAACTGCAGGAATTCCGTGATCCGGCCTGGCCGCGTCCGTGA
- a CDS encoding DMT family transporter produces MRAQNTLIGVGWMLLTTLLLASVTAIVRHIGADLPAAQGAFIRYAAGALMMLPFMGALLTHRPSGRILHLHLLRGAVHGVGVILWFYAMARIPMAEVTALGYVAPIFITIGAALFLGEALHMRRVFAVVAGIAGALIILRPGFQEISIGQMAQVAAGPFFATSFLIAKRLSGTEDTAVIVGLLSVFCTIALAPVAAVQWVAPSFEQVAWLTLVAAFATAGHWTMTKAFQNAPITVTQPVQFLQLVWATLMGIVLFAEPLDPFVILGGGIVVGAASFISHRESVLARRAAKAEKTATQAEPVAIVRPEREKP; encoded by the coding sequence GTGCGGGCGCAGAATACGCTCATCGGTGTCGGCTGGATGCTCCTGACGACCCTGCTGCTCGCCAGCGTTACCGCCATCGTGCGCCATATCGGCGCGGATCTGCCTGCCGCGCAGGGCGCCTTCATTCGCTATGCCGCCGGCGCGCTGATGATGCTGCCCTTCATGGGCGCGCTGCTGACACATCGCCCCTCCGGCCGGATCCTGCATCTGCATCTCCTGCGCGGCGCGGTCCACGGGGTCGGGGTGATCCTCTGGTTTTATGCCATGGCGCGCATCCCGATGGCCGAGGTGACGGCTCTGGGCTATGTGGCGCCGATCTTCATCACCATCGGCGCGGCCCTGTTTCTCGGCGAGGCGCTGCACATGCGCCGGGTCTTTGCCGTCGTGGCCGGGATCGCGGGCGCGCTGATCATCCTGCGCCCCGGCTTCCAGGAAATCTCGATCGGCCAGATGGCGCAGGTGGCCGCCGGGCCGTTCTTTGCCACATCCTTCCTGATCGCGAAACGCCTGAGCGGCACCGAGGATACGGCGGTGATCGTGGGGCTGCTCTCGGTCTTCTGCACCATCGCACTCGCCCCCGTGGCCGCTGTGCAATGGGTTGCCCCAAGCTTCGAGCAGGTCGCCTGGCTGACCCTGGTCGCGGCCTTCGCAACGGCCGGGCACTGGACCATGACCAAGGCCTTCCAGAACGCTCCGATCACGGTGACGCAGCCGGTGCAGTTCCTGCAACTGGTCTGGGCGACGCTGATGGGGATCGTGCTCTTCGCCGAACCGCTGGACCCCTTTGTCATCCTCGGCGGCGGCATCGTCGTGGGGGCTGCGAGCTTCATTTCGCATCGCGAATCGGTTCTCGCGCGCCGCGCCGCGAAGGCCGAGAAGACCGCGACGCAGGCCGAGCCGGTCGCGATCGTGCGCCCGGAACGTGAAAAGCCCTGA
- the trkA gene encoding Trk system potassium transporter TrkA: MRIIVCGAGQVGSTIARHLAVEGMDVTVVDLDAAQARRVDESYDVRGMVGHASHPEVLEKAGARDADMLIAVTRSDEVNMVASQVAYTLFRVPRRIARVRHHGYLDPLSRALYAADQLPIDVVISPEVEVANGIARRLRTPGAFDTMPLADGKVQLIGIHADTHDCAFIGKAIRDVPTIMPDPHMIIVAVIRNGEAFVPNGDDVIELGDDVYVVTEPSRVDRVMSVFGHQERVARRVVIVGGGNVGLNLANMLARDAPYVRLKLIEHSRERAEYISRELGEKAVVLLGDALDTEVLDEANIGSAETVVAVTNDDETNIFSSVLAKRMGCKRAITLVNKSSYEPIMPSLGIDAVVSPNAITISTILRHVRHRSVTALYTLREEFGEVIEARAQEGSKLTSGPLKDIGLPEGFLIGAVVHDSGVLIPTAETHIKPGDSVIAMVTYKALRKAEAFLAGDRRDRS; this comes from the coding sequence ATGAGAATTATCGTCTGCGGTGCCGGTCAGGTCGGCTCGACCATTGCGCGCCATCTCGCCGTCGAGGGCATGGATGTCACGGTCGTCGATCTCGACGCGGCACAGGCGCGCCGTGTCGACGAATCCTACGACGTGCGCGGCATGGTCGGCCACGCCTCCCATCCGGAGGTGCTGGAAAAGGCCGGCGCGCGCGATGCCGACATGCTGATCGCGGTGACCCGCTCGGACGAGGTCAACATGGTCGCCTCGCAGGTGGCCTATACGCTGTTCCGGGTGCCGCGCCGCATCGCCCGCGTGCGCCATCACGGCTATCTCGACCCGCTCTCGCGCGCGCTCTACGCCGCCGACCAGCTCCCCATCGACGTGGTGATCTCGCCGGAAGTCGAGGTCGCCAACGGCATCGCGCGGCGCCTGCGCACGCCCGGCGCCTTCGACACGATGCCGCTCGCCGACGGCAAGGTGCAGCTCATCGGCATCCATGCCGACACGCATGATTGCGCCTTCATCGGCAAGGCGATCCGGGACGTGCCGACGATCATGCCGGATCCGCACATGATCATCGTCGCCGTGATCCGCAACGGCGAGGCCTTCGTGCCCAATGGCGACGACGTGATCGAACTGGGTGACGACGTCTATGTCGTGACGGAGCCTTCGCGCGTCGACCGGGTGATGAGCGTCTTCGGCCACCAGGAGCGGGTGGCAAGGCGCGTGGTCATCGTCGGCGGCGGCAATGTCGGGCTCAACCTCGCCAACATGCTCGCGCGCGACGCGCCCTATGTGCGCCTCAAGCTCATCGAGCATTCCCGCGAACGAGCCGAATACATCTCCCGCGAACTCGGCGAGAAGGCCGTGGTGCTGCTCGGCGACGCCCTCGATACCGAGGTGCTCGACGAGGCGAATATCGGCTCGGCGGAGACGGTCGTCGCTGTGACGAATGACGACGAGACCAACATCTTCTCCTCGGTGCTCGCCAAGCGCATGGGCTGCAAGCGCGCCATCACGCTGGTGAACAAGTCGAGCTACGAACCGATCATGCCCTCTCTCGGCATCGATGCGGTGGTGAGCCCCAACGCGATCACCATCTCGACCATCCTGCGCCATGTCCGTCACCGCTCGGTGACGGCGCTCTACACCCTGCGCGAGGAATTCGGCGAGGTGATCGAGGCGCGCGCGCAGGAGGGCTCGAAGCTGACTTCTGGCCCGCTCAAGGATATCGGCCTGCCGGAAGGCTTCCTGATCGGCGCGGTCGTGCATGACAGCGGCGTGCTGATTCCCACCGCCGAGACCCATATCAAGCCCGGCGACAGCGTCATCGCCATGGTGACCTACAAGGCCCTGCGCAAGGCCGAGGCTTTTCTGGCGGGGGACAGGCGTGACCGAAGCTGA
- a CDS encoding bifunctional salicylyl-CoA 5-hydroxylase/oxidoreductase: protein MKIAVIGGGPAGLYFAILMKKQDPGHAITVYERNRPDDTFGFGVVFSDATLDNFEAYDKPSYDRITREFAYWDDIDIHFKGESFRIGGNGFCGCSRRTLLLILQERARELGIALVFESEIDDERALDADLVVIADGINSRFRARHEDHFGTQVDLRPNKFTWMGSTKPLDAFTFIFRETQSGPFIAHAYQYETGRSTWVFETDAQTFERAGLDRMDEAQSAALMQEIFADALDGHPVITNRSIWRNFPMIRNARWVKDNMVLLGDAKASAHFSIGSGTKLAMEDAIHLYECFRKDGSVAGALDRFESTRREETEKTQHAADVSLVWFEHVARFWNFHPVQFAFGVMTRAKAITYDNLRLRAPEFVAAIDRHFAQQVREAGFDVDTDNPQVPMFQPFRLREMVVQNRAVMSPMCMYSARDGLPGDWHMVHYGSRAIGGPGLMFTEMTCISPQARITPGCTGLWNDAQQEAWTRIVDFVHANSQTKICLQLGHAGRKGASKLMWEGMDRPLEEGAWDITSASPIPYFPDSQVPREISREEMDAVTAQFVAATRRGEACGFDMLELHCAHGYLLASFLSPLTNTRKDAYGGSLENRLRFPLEVFTAMREAWPAHKPMSVRISATDWVEGGITGEDAVAIAEAFAQAGVDLVDVSTGQTVREARPIFGRMFQTPFSDQIRNEAHVATMCVGNITDADQVNTILAAGRADLVALGRPYLTNPFFTMQAAAWYQAENMPCPPQYQPGQDQLMRNAVRERTDLEDLRIRGKPKTRAELKKQAAG, encoded by the coding sequence ATGAAGATCGCCGTCATCGGAGGCGGGCCGGCGGGCCTGTATTTCGCGATCCTGATGAAGAAGCAGGATCCCGGCCACGCGATCACCGTCTATGAGCGCAACCGCCCGGACGACACATTCGGCTTCGGGGTGGTCTTCTCCGATGCCACGCTCGACAATTTCGAGGCCTACGACAAGCCGAGCTACGACCGGATCACCCGGGAATTCGCCTATTGGGATGATATCGACATCCATTTCAAGGGGGAGAGCTTCCGCATCGGCGGCAACGGCTTCTGCGGCTGCTCGCGGCGCACGCTGCTTCTGATCCTGCAGGAGCGTGCCCGGGAACTGGGCATCGCACTCGTCTTCGAGAGCGAGATCGACGATGAGCGCGCGCTCGATGCCGATCTCGTCGTGATCGCCGACGGGATCAACAGCCGGTTTCGTGCAAGGCACGAGGATCATTTCGGCACGCAGGTCGATCTGCGGCCCAACAAGTTCACCTGGATGGGCTCGACGAAGCCGCTCGACGCCTTCACCTTCATCTTCCGCGAGACGCAATCGGGCCCCTTCATCGCCCATGCCTATCAATACGAGACGGGACGCTCGACCTGGGTGTTCGAGACCGATGCGCAGACCTTCGAACGCGCCGGCCTCGACCGGATGGACGAGGCGCAATCGGCGGCGCTGATGCAGGAAATCTTCGCCGATGCGCTCGACGGCCACCCCGTCATCACCAACCGCTCGATCTGGCGCAATTTCCCGATGATCCGCAATGCGCGCTGGGTCAAGGACAACATGGTCCTGCTCGGCGATGCCAAGGCGAGCGCGCATTTCTCCATCGGCTCGGGCACCAAGCTCGCCATGGAGGATGCGATCCATCTCTACGAGTGTTTCCGCAAGGATGGCAGCGTGGCCGGCGCGCTCGATCGCTTCGAATCGACGCGCCGCGAGGAAACCGAGAAGACGCAGCACGCGGCGGACGTGTCGCTGGTCTGGTTCGAGCATGTGGCCCGGTTCTGGAATTTCCATCCCGTGCAATTCGCCTTCGGCGTGATGACCCGCGCCAAGGCGATTACCTATGACAATCTGCGCCTGCGCGCGCCGGAATTCGTCGCGGCGATCGACCGGCATTTTGCGCAGCAGGTGCGCGAAGCCGGCTTTGACGTCGATACGGACAACCCGCAAGTGCCGATGTTCCAGCCGTTTCGCCTGCGCGAGATGGTGGTGCAAAACCGCGCGGTGATGAGCCCGATGTGCATGTATTCCGCCAGGGACGGCCTGCCCGGCGACTGGCACATGGTGCATTACGGTTCGCGCGCCATCGGCGGGCCGGGGCTGATGTTCACCGAGATGACCTGCATCTCGCCGCAGGCGCGGATCACGCCGGGCTGTACCGGGCTGTGGAACGACGCGCAGCAGGAGGCCTGGACGCGCATCGTCGATTTTGTCCATGCCAATTCACAGACGAAGATCTGCCTGCAACTCGGCCATGCCGGGCGAAAAGGTGCGAGCAAGCTGATGTGGGAGGGCATGGACCGGCCCCTCGAAGAGGGCGCCTGGGACATCACCTCCGCCTCCCCCATCCCCTATTTCCCCGACAGCCAGGTGCCGCGCGAGATCAGCCGCGAGGAGATGGATGCAGTGACGGCGCAATTCGTCGCGGCGACGCGGCGCGGGGAGGCCTGTGGCTTCGACATGCTCGAACTGCATTGCGCCCATGGTTATCTGCTGGCGAGCTTTCTCTCACCGCTCACCAATACCCGCAAGGACGCCTATGGCGGCAGCCTCGAAAACCGCCTGCGCTTTCCGCTGGAGGTCTTCACCGCCATGCGCGAGGCCTGGCCGGCGCACAAGCCGATGTCGGTGCGCATTTCCGCCACCGACTGGGTCGAGGGCGGGATCACCGGCGAGGATGCGGTGGCGATCGCGGAGGCCTTCGCGCAGGCCGGGGTCGATCTCGTCGATGTCTCCACCGGCCAGACCGTGCGCGAGGCACGCCCGATCTTCGGGCGCATGTTCCAGACGCCGTTCTCGGACCAGATCCGCAACGAGGCGCATGTGGCGACGATGTGCGTGGGCAACATCACCGATGCCGATCAGGTCAACACCATCCTCGCGGCAGGGCGCGCCGATCTGGTGGCGCTGGGGCGCCCGTATCTCACCAACCCGTTCTTCACGATGCAGGCGGCGGCCTGGTATCAGGCCGAGAACATGCCCTGCCCGCCGCAATATCAGCCCGGCCAGGATCAGCTCATGCGCAACGCCGTGCGCGAGCGTACCGACCTCGAGGATCTGCGCATTCGTGGAAAGCCCAAGACGCGAGCGGAGTTGAAGAAGCAGGCGGCAGGGTAA
- a CDS encoding EVE domain-containing protein has translation MAYWLFKSEPDVWSFEMQMERGDRGEHWDGVRNHLAKKQMMAMKTGDRGFFYHSNIGKEIVGIVEVIREFYPDHTDPSGRFGMVDIKAIEPLKNPVSLAAIKEEPRLAEMALVKQSRLSVQPVTEEEWAIVLEMAGMR, from the coding sequence ATGGCTTACTGGCTGTTCAAATCCGAACCGGATGTCTGGTCCTTCGAGATGCAGATGGAGCGTGGCGACAGGGGCGAGCATTGGGACGGGGTGCGTAATCATCTGGCCAAGAAGCAGATGATGGCCATGAAGACCGGCGATCGCGGTTTCTTCTACCATTCCAATATCGGCAAGGAGATCGTCGGTATCGTCGAGGTGATCCGCGAATTCTATCCCGACCACACCGATCCGAGCGGGCGCTTCGGCATGGTCGATATCAAGGCTATCGAGCCGTTGAAGAATCCGGTCTCGCTGGCTGCGATCAAGGAAGAGCCGCGTCTGGCCGAGATGGCGCTGGTCAAGCAGTCGCGTCTTTCCGTGCAACCGGTAACGGAAGAAGAATGGGCCATCGTTCTGGAAATGGCCGGGATGCGCTGA
- a CDS encoding MarR family winged helix-turn-helix transcriptional regulator — protein sequence MKRNPPATRASDAPESASAASGPDAELAADLIVHLARIARSGEDPGETKSRNSVQRLSAAQWAALRYMARANPFSRTPSAFARYHGTTRGTASQTIKSLVAAGLLTRARDDRDRRSVRFALTPSGEACLAEDGACALVQAVADLPADQRENLIVTMRRLAGEIAVSHGAPCFGCCQDCRHLRERDACAGYCAQVDAPLSLDDMHLLCADFEAAVESG from the coding sequence ATGAAACGCAATCCTCCAGCGACGCGCGCGTCCGATGCGCCGGAATCCGCATCGGCGGCCAGCGGGCCCGATGCCGAGCTGGCAGCGGATCTGATCGTGCATCTGGCGCGGATTGCCCGGTCCGGAGAGGATCCGGGGGAGACGAAGAGCCGCAATTCCGTGCAGCGCCTGAGCGCGGCGCAATGGGCGGCCTTGCGTTACATGGCGCGCGCCAATCCGTTCTCGCGCACCCCCTCGGCCTTTGCCCGCTATCACGGCACGACACGCGGCACCGCCTCGCAGACGATCAAATCGCTGGTCGCGGCCGGATTGCTGACCCGTGCGCGTGATGATCGCGACCGTCGCAGCGTGCGCTTTGCTCTGACGCCGTCCGGTGAGGCATGTCTGGCCGAGGATGGCGCCTGCGCCCTCGTGCAGGCCGTCGCCGATCTGCCCGCCGACCAGCGCGAGAACCTGATCGTGACCATGCGTCGGCTGGCCGGCGAGATCGCCGTCAGCCATGGCGCGCCGTGTTTCGGCTGCTGCCAGGATTGCCGCCATCTGCGTGAGCGTGATGCCTGCGCTGGTTATTGCGCCCAGGTCGACGCGCCGCTCAGCCTGGATGACATGCATCTGCTCTGCGCTGATTTCGAGGCGGCGGTCGAAAGCGGCTGA
- a CDS encoding protein adenylyltransferase SelO translates to MPSTSPEFPTRDTGPLADDTAIGGFVFDNSYARLPDRFHAKLPPAPVEAPRLIRLNHDLAEELGLDAQALDSPQGAQIFAGNILPKGAEPLAMAYAGHQFGHYTPQLGDGRAILLGEVIDRDGQRRDIQLKGSGRTPFSRRGDGRAALGPVLREYVVSEAMHALGVPTTRALAAVTTGEQVVRDAFLPGGIVTRVAASHIRVGTFQYFAAQGDHEAVATLADHAIARHCPQLAGQPDRHIGFYQEVLERQAALVAHWMSLGFIHGVMNTDNMAISGETIDYGPCAFMDAYDPATKFSFVDEYGRYAYVNQPRIAPWNLARLAEALLPHVDEDTERGIARLGEILATFPERYRAHWRAHMRAKIGLEREAEGDDALIEDLLEAMHQGGADFTLTFRGLTDAVFDDGADETIRDLFAQGDAIHAWLPRWRARIAMEATAPRETAKAMRAVNPAIIPRNHRVEAMIDAAVMRDDFGPFDELMQVLAEPFADKPQHAAFLAPPQAHERVTLTFCGT, encoded by the coding sequence ATGCCCTCGACCTCACCTGAATTCCCGACGCGGGATACCGGGCCTCTCGCAGACGATACCGCGATCGGCGGTTTCGTCTTCGACAACAGCTATGCCCGCCTGCCCGACCGGTTCCACGCGAAGCTGCCGCCGGCACCTGTCGAAGCGCCCCGTCTGATCCGCCTCAATCACGACCTAGCCGAGGAGCTCGGCCTCGATGCGCAGGCGCTCGATTCGCCGCAAGGCGCGCAGATCTTCGCCGGCAACATCCTGCCAAAAGGCGCGGAACCGCTGGCAATGGCCTATGCCGGCCATCAATTCGGCCATTATACGCCGCAGCTGGGCGATGGCCGCGCCATTCTGCTCGGCGAAGTGATCGATCGTGACGGGCAACGCCGCGACATCCAGCTGAAGGGTTCGGGCCGCACGCCCTTTTCCCGGCGCGGTGACGGGCGCGCGGCGCTCGGGCCGGTCCTGCGCGAATATGTCGTCAGCGAGGCGATGCATGCGCTCGGTGTCCCGACGACACGGGCGCTCGCCGCCGTCACCACCGGCGAGCAGGTGGTGCGTGACGCGTTTCTGCCCGGCGGCATCGTCACCCGCGTGGCCGCGAGCCATATCCGGGTGGGGACGTTCCAGTATTTCGCCGCGCAGGGCGACCACGAGGCCGTGGCGACCCTCGCCGATCACGCCATCGCCCGCCATTGCCCGCAGCTCGCCGGCCAGCCGGATCGACATATCGGCTTCTATCAGGAGGTGCTGGAGCGCCAGGCGGCGCTCGTCGCCCACTGGATGAGCCTCGGTTTCATTCATGGCGTGATGAATACGGACAACATGGCGATCTCGGGCGAGACCATCGATTACGGCCCCTGCGCCTTCATGGATGCCTATGACCCGGCAACAAAATTCAGCTTTGTCGATGAATACGGGCGCTATGCCTATGTCAACCAGCCGCGGATCGCGCCGTGGAATCTGGCGCGCCTCGCCGAAGCGCTGCTGCCGCATGTGGATGAGGATACCGAGCGCGGCATTGCCCGGCTCGGCGAAATCCTCGCCACCTTCCCCGAACGCTACCGGGCACATTGGCGCGCCCACATGCGGGCGAAGATCGGTCTCGAACGGGAAGCGGAAGGCGATGACGCGCTGATCGAGGATCTGCTCGAAGCGATGCATCAGGGCGGCGCCGATTTCACCCTGACTTTCCGGGGCCTCACTGACGCCGTCTTTGATGACGGGGCCGATGAGACGATCCGCGATCTGTTCGCGCAGGGCGACGCGATCCACGCCTGGCTACCGCGCTGGCGCGCGCGAATCGCGATGGAAGCGACTGCGCCGCGCGAGACCGCGAAAGCCATGCGTGCGGTCAATCCGGCCATCATCCCGCGCAATCACCGTGTCGAGGCCATGATCGACGCCGCCGTCATGCGCGATGATTTCGGGCCGTTCGACGAGTTGATGCAGGTTCTGGCCGAGCCCTTCGCCGACAAGCCGCAACATGCGGCCTTCCTGGCACCGCCGCAAGCACATGAACGTGTGACGCTGACCTTCTGCGGCACCTGA
- a CDS encoding DUF2237 family protein: MKRQQGEDAPSTDGPPASAESRNVFGEPLATCSISPMTGFFRDGCCETGPEDVGRHVVCAQVTREFLEYSRDRGNDLMTPRPEFGFPGLQPGDRWCLCALRWREALEAGVAPPVSLAATHERALDIIDLQELKAHALDLT, from the coding sequence ATGAAGCGCCAACAGGGCGAAGATGCCCCATCGACCGACGGGCCACCCGCTTCAGCGGAGAGCCGCAACGTCTTCGGCGAACCGCTCGCGACCTGCTCGATCTCCCCGATGACGGGATTTTTCCGTGACGGCTGCTGCGAAACGGGTCCGGAGGATGTCGGGCGTCACGTGGTCTGCGCCCAGGTGACCCGGGAATTCCTCGAATATTCGCGTGACCGCGGCAACGACCTGATGACGCCGCGCCCCGAATTCGGTTTTCCGGGGCTGCAACCGGGGGATCGCTGGTGCCTGTGCGCCCTTCGCTGGCGCGAGGCGCTGGAAGCCGGCGTTGCCCCGCCGGTCTCGCTCGCCGCGACGCATGAGCGCGCCCTCGACATCATCGATCTGCAGGAGCTGAAGGCGCATGCCCTCGACCTCACCTGA
- a CDS encoding TrkH family potassium uptake protein — MTEAERRIGWRLSLDNWAPPYLRPILYLIGGMLTVLAIAMLIPVGVDLYAHNEDWKAFAISSAITFTVGMLLLYFAQVRLDSGLTLRQAFLLTPMAWLSVVLFAALPLYISDFEQMRASYANAFFEAMSGLTTTGATVIVGLQEAPPGVLIWRAILQWLGGIGIIATAIAILPALGVGGMQLFRTESSDRSEKVLPRVREVAAAITTIYVGFTIACIAAYWLAGMSGFDAVAHALTTISTAGFSTHDASLGHFTNPAIHWIAVFFMIAGAIPFVLYVRLFQGETDTLRNSQVRVLLVFLLVIVLVMTLWLSLSERFAFLDALRLASLNVVSVVTTTGFASADYGGWGNVAIGIFFGLMFVGGCTGSTTGGVKIFRYEVMAKLLQSYFRHLLFPRGIFPRTYAGRELPDDVIHSVVVFFSLFFICYGAITITLMAFDLDFLTSASAAVSALSNVGPGLGPIIGPAGNYATLPDAVKWTLAFAMLLGRLELFTVLILFMPRFWRG; from the coding sequence GTGACCGAAGCTGAGCGGCGAATCGGCTGGCGCCTCTCCCTCGACAATTGGGCGCCGCCTTATCTGCGACCTATCCTCTATCTGATCGGGGGCATGCTCACCGTGCTCGCCATCGCCATGCTGATTCCGGTGGGCGTCGATCTCTATGCCCATAACGAGGACTGGAAGGCCTTCGCGATCTCCAGCGCGATCACCTTCACGGTGGGCATGCTGCTTCTGTATTTCGCGCAGGTGCGGCTGGATAGCGGTCTGACCCTGCGGCAGGCCTTCCTGCTCACGCCGATGGCCTGGCTCTCCGTGGTGCTCTTCGCCGCCCTGCCGCTCTACATCTCCGATTTCGAGCAGATGCGCGCGAGCTACGCCAACGCCTTCTTCGAGGCGATGTCGGGGCTGACCACGACCGGCGCGACGGTGATCGTTGGCCTGCAGGAGGCTCCGCCGGGCGTGCTGATCTGGCGCGCCATCCTGCAATGGCTGGGCGGAATCGGCATCATCGCCACTGCCATTGCCATCCTGCCGGCGCTCGGTGTCGGTGGCATGCAGCTGTTTCGCACCGAATCCTCCGATCGCTCGGAAAAGGTGCTGCCGCGTGTGCGGGAAGTGGCTGCCGCCATTACCACCATCTATGTCGGCTTCACCATCGCCTGCATCGCCGCCTACTGGCTTGCCGGGATGAGCGGTTTCGACGCCGTGGCGCATGCACTGACAACGATCTCGACAGCCGGCTTTTCCACGCATGATGCATCGCTGGGCCATTTCACCAATCCCGCGATCCACTGGATCGCGGTCTTCTTCATGATCGCCGGCGCCATCCCGTTCGTGCTCTATGTCCGCCTGTTCCAGGGCGAGACGGATACCTTGCGCAACAGCCAGGTGCGGGTGCTGCTCGTCTTCCTGCTGGTGATCGTGCTCGTCATGACATTGTGGCTGAGTCTTTCCGAGCGTTTCGCGTTTCTCGATGCCTTGCGGCTGGCTTCCCTCAACGTCGTCTCCGTGGTGACCACGACGGGATTCGCTTCCGCCGATTATGGCGGATGGGGCAATGTGGCAATCGGCATCTTCTTCGGGCTGATGTTCGTCGGTGGCTGTACGGGCTCGACCACCGGGGGTGTGAAGATCTTCCGCTACGAGGTGATGGCCAAGCTCCTGCAGAGCTATTTCCGGCATCTTCTGTTTCCACGCGGCATTTTTCCGCGCACCTATGCCGGGCGTGAACTGCCCGACGACGTGATCCATTCCGTGGTGGTGTTCTTCTCTCTCTTCTTCATCTGCTACGGCGCCATCACCATCACCCTGATGGCCTTCGATCTCGATTTCCTCACCTCGGCCTCGGCGGCGGTGAGCGCGCTGTCGAATGTCGGCCCCGGCCTCGGCCCGATCATCGGCCCGGCGGGCAATTACGCCACGCTGCCCGATGCGGTGAAATGGACCCTGGCCTTCGCCATGCTGCTGGGCCGGCTCGAACTGTTCACCGTGCTGATCCTGTTCATGCCGCGCTTCTGGCGCGGCTGA